The following coding sequences lie in one Candidatus Rokuibacteriota bacterium genomic window:
- a CDS encoding CHAT domain-containing protein, with translation MAETERPSSEKDPEGVWEYLRRRSELDREIQSKFARPVTIMFTDIKGSTTFFDMRGDIEGITMLQRHNDLVFPPIEATGGRVVKRLGDGLMATFPGPANAVRSAREIQRVLADFNKGRSEREQIHLRIGINAGMGIVEEQDVFGDVVNAAARVQGLAEPDQILVTESVYTEASPELGTALFLPVGASALKGKLENVILYEVVWSPELSSLRAAVRGVPEGPRKVFVLELSRLAGRLKVSSYERLEGEEKTLRAYEELEFDEAELSEPVQRVGAILEAGDREGRVAKPDLEDLARLGQFLYERLLPPQTRDKLAQSAVLELMLAIDDQLVQIPWELLHDGREFLCLRFGIGRVVSTPQPVAPGKLRELQSPLRIGIVTDPRGNLPGARREGTQLMAQFGSRPEFRVVAPAKMVTREEFLTHFTTCDVIHFAGHAEFDAAAPAASSFLLSDGRLPAAELGKLRNGETVPSLIFLNACQSGQTPEWRGPELATKVFGLANAILLTGVKHYIGSVRAVQDRSGYQYAVEFYRQLGNGQTVGVAIREARRALVERYGKASLAWATYVLYGDPTSRYLPQRAEVPKRIRVGRRARLVLAGSVAGLIVLLSGGLFLTGFPTGPGQQSLLEAAYRKLDAGQLEEAARDFQALVGARPAVAYEGLAAVALKQNELAKAESLCADALRLDSRRASCLLIQGDVRLLKGDLEHAGGAYEAVLALSGVTAAQQATAYNRVGRLAAERGHTDRAATAYAKAQELDPQNWESLSNLGALLRRQGRHAEAVGLFEKAAALRPDDPMVQTLLKESREAETLTKDRERQRRVNELVEELTQRYKRGDVVRLPADPDEWTSKPLTLSFIGLETRGRVPFREGEHDFFLLKLGQVLEAETRVRLVERNVLDKLLNELKLSTSVLVDPQTALRLGRLLSARLISVGSIAAGGGEWQLTLRVIETETSAVTASVAQAFPLSQPSREAAELVGKQLTQRLVRAYPLRARVVEVSNGDVTLNVGTAEGAVPGLRLQLLREGPQGRRELVAAVELVEVQEKRSRAKVVEARGHVAAGLKALQVP, from the coding sequence GTGGCCGAAACCGAGCGTCCGTCGAGCGAGAAAGACCCGGAAGGAGTGTGGGAATACCTCCGCCGACGCAGCGAGCTGGATCGGGAGATCCAATCGAAGTTCGCTCGCCCGGTGACCATCATGTTCACCGATATCAAGGGCTCCACGACGTTCTTCGACATGCGCGGCGACATCGAAGGGATCACCATGCTCCAGCGCCACAACGACCTGGTCTTTCCCCCCATTGAGGCGACTGGGGGGCGGGTGGTGAAGCGGCTGGGTGATGGCCTCATGGCGACCTTCCCGGGGCCCGCCAATGCGGTCCGGTCGGCAAGGGAGATCCAGCGGGTGCTGGCCGACTTCAACAAGGGTCGGTCTGAGCGGGAGCAGATCCACCTGCGGATCGGTATCAACGCTGGGATGGGGATCGTGGAAGAGCAGGACGTCTTTGGCGATGTGGTCAACGCCGCCGCCCGCGTCCAGGGCCTTGCCGAGCCCGACCAGATCCTGGTGACGGAGTCGGTCTATACAGAGGCGAGTCCGGAGCTCGGGACCGCACTGTTCCTCCCCGTCGGTGCCTCGGCGCTCAAGGGGAAGTTGGAGAACGTGATTCTCTACGAGGTGGTCTGGTCCCCGGAGCTGAGCAGTCTCCGCGCGGCGGTCCGCGGCGTCCCCGAGGGACCGCGCAAGGTCTTTGTCCTGGAGCTTTCCCGGCTTGCCGGCCGCCTGAAGGTCTCCAGCTACGAGCGGCTAGAGGGTGAGGAGAAAACCCTTCGCGCCTATGAAGAGTTGGAGTTTGACGAGGCGGAGCTGAGTGAACCCGTCCAGCGGGTCGGAGCTATCCTCGAGGCGGGAGACCGGGAGGGGCGGGTTGCGAAGCCGGACCTCGAAGATCTCGCCCGGCTCGGCCAGTTCCTCTACGAACGGCTCCTTCCTCCCCAGACCCGGGACAAGCTGGCACAGAGTGCGGTCCTGGAGCTGATGCTGGCCATCGACGATCAGCTCGTTCAGATTCCCTGGGAGCTGCTGCACGACGGCCGGGAGTTCCTTTGCCTACGGTTTGGGATCGGTCGGGTGGTCAGCACACCTCAGCCGGTGGCCCCGGGCAAGCTACGGGAGCTCCAGAGCCCACTTCGGATCGGGATCGTTACAGATCCCCGGGGCAACCTCCCAGGCGCGCGGCGGGAGGGGACCCAGCTGATGGCGCAGTTCGGCAGCCGGCCGGAGTTTCGCGTGGTGGCGCCAGCGAAGATGGTTACCCGGGAGGAATTCCTCACCCACTTCACTACGTGCGACGTGATCCACTTCGCGGGCCATGCTGAGTTCGACGCCGCGGCCCCGGCCGCTAGCAGCTTTCTCCTATCCGACGGCCGGTTGCCAGCAGCCGAGCTCGGCAAGCTCAGGAACGGGGAGACCGTCCCAAGCCTGATCTTCTTGAACGCGTGTCAGTCGGGACAAACTCCGGAGTGGAGAGGGCCAGAGTTGGCCACCAAAGTCTTCGGGCTCGCCAACGCAATCCTCCTCACGGGGGTGAAGCACTACATCGGCAGCGTCCGGGCCGTTCAGGACCGGTCAGGCTACCAGTACGCCGTCGAGTTCTACCGCCAGCTCGGAAACGGGCAGACGGTCGGGGTCGCGATCCGCGAGGCTCGGCGAGCGCTGGTGGAGCGCTACGGCAAGGCCTCGCTGGCGTGGGCCACCTATGTCCTCTACGGCGATCCCACCTCCAGGTATCTCCCGCAGCGGGCCGAGGTCCCAAAGCGAATCCGCGTGGGTCGGCGCGCCCGGCTTGTGCTGGCGGGCAGCGTCGCCGGGTTGATTGTGCTCCTCTCGGGAGGCCTCTTCCTCACCGGCTTTCCAACCGGCCCCGGGCAGCAGTCGCTCTTGGAAGCGGCCTACCGGAAGCTCGACGCGGGTCAGCTCGAGGAGGCAGCGCGGGACTTTCAGGCGTTGGTGGGAGCCCGTCCAGCGGTGGCGTACGAGGGGCTGGCAGCCGTAGCGCTCAAGCAGAACGAGCTGGCCAAAGCTGAGAGTCTTTGCGCCGATGCCCTGCGACTGGATTCCCGGCGCGCCAGTTGCCTGCTCATCCAGGGCGACGTCCGGCTCCTCAAGGGCGACCTTGAGCACGCCGGAGGGGCCTACGAGGCAGTGCTGGCCCTCTCGGGGGTGACGGCGGCCCAGCAGGCTACGGCCTACAATCGGGTCGGGCGGCTGGCGGCTGAGCGGGGGCATACGGACCGGGCTGCGACAGCCTATGCCAAGGCGCAGGAGCTCGACCCCCAGAACTGGGAGAGCCTGAGCAATCTGGGTGCGCTCCTCCGACGACAGGGGCGGCACGCTGAGGCCGTGGGGCTCTTCGAAAAGGCCGCTGCGCTCCGACCTGACGACCCCATGGTTCAGACGCTCTTGAAAGAGAGCCGGGAAGCGGAGACCCTCACCAAGGATCGTGAGCGTCAGCGCCGCGTCAATGAGCTGGTGGAAGAGTTAACGCAGCGCTACAAGCGGGGCGACGTGGTTCGCCTCCCGGCCGACCCAGACGAGTGGACTTCAAAGCCCCTCACCCTCTCCTTCATTGGGCTGGAAACCCGCGGGCGCGTGCCGTTTCGCGAAGGGGAGCACGACTTCTTCCTCCTCAAGCTGGGTCAGGTGCTTGAGGCAGAGACCCGGGTCCGCCTGGTGGAGCGGAACGTGCTCGACAAGCTCCTGAACGAGCTGAAGCTGAGCACCTCTGTCCTCGTCGATCCCCAGACCGCGCTTCGGCTCGGGCGGTTGCTCTCGGCGCGCCTGATCTCGGTGGGGAGCATCGCAGCCGGGGGTGGCGAGTGGCAACTGACGCTCCGGGTCATCGAGACCGAGACTTCGGCCGTGACCGCGTCCGTGGCTCAGGCTTTCCCATTGAGCCAGCCAAGCCGCGAGGCCGCGGAGCTGGTGGGCAAGCAGCTTACGCAGCGGCTGGTTCGCGCCTATCCGCTTCGGGCTCGGGTGGTGGAGGTAAGCAACGGGGACGTCACGCTCAACGTCGGAACCGCTGAGGGTGCAGTCCCGGGGCTGCGGCTCCAACTCCTCCGGGAAGGCCCGCAGGGTCGGCGCGAGCTGGTGGCTGCGGTAGAGCTGGTTGAGGTCCAGGAGAAACGCTCCCGGGCCAAGGTGGTGGAGGCGCGTGGCCACGTCGCGGCGGGACTCAAGGCGCTCCA